Proteins from one Meriones unguiculatus strain TT.TT164.6M chromosome 10, Bangor_MerUng_6.1, whole genome shotgun sequence genomic window:
- the LOC110565511 gene encoding succinate dehydrogenase [ubiquinone] iron-sulfur subunit, mitochondrial produces the protein MVVAVGLFLRRGFPATALSRVSLQFQACRGALTGAAAAPRVKQFAIYRWDPDKTGDKPRMQTYEVDLNKCGPMVLDALIKIKNEIDSSLTFRRSCREGICGSCAMNINGGNTLACTRRIDTDLGKVSKIYPLPHMYVIKDLVPDLSNFSAQYKSIEPYLKKKDESQEGKQQYLQSIEDRKKLDGLYECILCACCSTSCPSYWWSGDKYLGPAVLMQAYRWMVDSRDDFTEERLAKLQDPFSLYRCHTIMNCTKTCPKGLNPGKAIAEIKKMMATYKEKRALA, from the coding sequence ATGGTGGTGGCGGTTGGGCTCTTCTTGAGACGCGGCTTCCCGGCTACCGCTCTCAGCAGAGTCAGCCTTCAGTTCCAGGCCTGCCGAGGGGCACTGACGGGAGCTGCTGCAGCTCCCCGAGTCAAACAATTTGCCATTTACCGATGGGATCCGGACAAGACTGGAGACAAACCCCGAATGCAGACTTACGAGGTTGATCTGAATAAGTGTGGACCTATGGTGTTGGATGCTTTAATCAAGATCAAGAATGAAATTGATTCCAGTCTGACTTTCCGAAGATCATGCAGAGAAGggatctgtggctcttgtgccaTGAACATCAATGGAGGCAACACTCTAGCATGCACACGCAGGATCGACACGGACCTCGGCAAAGTGTCAAAAATTTACCCTCTTCCGCACATGTATGTGATCAAGGATCTAGTCCCTGATCTGAGTAACTTCTCTGCACAGTACAAATCCATCGAGCCTTATCTGAAGAAGAAGGACGAGTCTCAGGAGGGCAAGCAGCAGTATCTGCAGTCCATCGAGGACCGCAAGAAGCTGGATGGATTGTATGAATGTATCCTGTGCGCCTGCTGCAGCACCAGCTGCCCCAGCTACTGGTGGAGCGGAGACAAGTACCTGGGGCCTGCGGTTCTCATGCAGGCCTATCGCTGGATGGTCGACTCCAGAGACGACTTCACAGAGGAGCGCCTGGCCAAGCTGCAGGACCCCTTCTCTCTCTACCGCTGCCACACTATCATGAACTGTACGAAGACCTGCCCCAAGGGTCTGAACCCAGGGAAAGCGATTGCCGAAATCAAGAAGATGATGGCGACCTACAAGGAAAAGAGGGCGTTGGCTTAA